A stretch of Homo sapiens chromosome 12, GRCh38.p14 Primary Assembly DNA encodes these proteins:
- the C12orf76 gene encoding uncharacterized protein C12orf76 isoform 2 precursor (isoform 2 precursor is encoded by transcript variant 4), translated as MLRPALPWLYLGLCSLLVGEAEAPSPVDPLERSRPYAVLRGQNLVLMGTIFSILLVTVILMAFCVYKPIRRR; from the exons atGCTGCGTCCAGCGTTACCGTGGCTGTACCTTGGCCTCTGCAGCCTCCTGGTGGGGGAGGCAGAGGCCCCGAGCCCCGTGGATCCGCTGGAGCGGAGCCGGCCGTACGCGGTGCTGCGAGGGCAGAACCTGG TGTTGATGGGAACCATTTTCAGCATCCTGCTGGTGACTGTCATCCTTATGGCATTTTGTGTCTACAAGCCCATTCGGCGTCGGTGA